A region of Halalkaliarchaeum desulfuricum DNA encodes the following proteins:
- the lysX gene encoding lysine biosynthesis protein LysX, with protein MQVGILYSRIRKDEKLLLSELRDRGHEVEKIDVRKHQFGLEETSAPVEGLDLVVDRCLATSRSLYATRFLDSYGVPVVNGPETADICANKVKNSLALSNAGVPTPETEVSFTTDAALETIEKFGYPCVLKPVVGSWGRLMAKVESRSAAEAILEHKATLGHYEHKVFYVQEFVDKPGRDVRVLATDGEPIAAMTRTSDHWLTNAAKGSETAAFELDETALELVERASDAVGGGLLGVDLMEVGGAKSGEYTVHEVNHTVEFKALNETVDIDVPAAVVDWLETKADAATDGTEDADDEVETDDTEVSAV; from the coding sequence TTGCAGGTCGGAATCCTCTACTCCCGGATCCGCAAGGACGAGAAACTGCTCCTCTCGGAGCTGCGCGACCGCGGCCACGAGGTGGAGAAGATCGACGTCCGGAAACACCAGTTCGGACTCGAAGAGACCTCGGCGCCCGTCGAGGGGCTCGATCTCGTCGTCGATCGCTGTCTCGCGACGAGCCGGTCGCTGTACGCGACCCGGTTCCTCGACAGCTACGGCGTCCCCGTGGTCAACGGCCCGGAGACGGCCGACATCTGCGCGAACAAGGTGAAAAACTCCCTCGCGCTGTCGAACGCGGGGGTTCCCACGCCCGAGACAGAGGTGTCGTTCACGACCGACGCCGCCCTCGAGACGATCGAGAAGTTCGGCTACCCGTGCGTGCTCAAACCTGTCGTGGGATCGTGGGGTCGCCTGATGGCGAAAGTCGAGTCCCGGTCGGCCGCCGAGGCGATCCTCGAGCACAAGGCGACGCTCGGACACTACGAGCACAAGGTGTTCTACGTCCAGGAGTTCGTCGACAAGCCGGGGCGGGACGTGCGCGTGCTCGCGACCGACGGCGAACCGATCGCCGCGATGACGCGCACGTCGGACCACTGGCTCACGAACGCCGCCAAGGGAAGCGAAACCGCGGCGTTCGAACTGGACGAGACGGCGCTCGAACTGGTCGAACGGGCAAGCGACGCCGTCGGCGGCGGCCTGCTCGGCGTCGACCTGATGGAGGTCGGCGGCGCGAAGTCCGGCGAGTACACGGTCCACGAGGTGAACCACACGGTGGAGTTCAAAGCGCTGAACGAAACCGTCGACATCGACGTTCCCGCGGCTGTCGTCGACTGGCTCGAGACGAAAGCCGACGCAGCCACCGACGGAACCGAAGACGCCGACGACGAAGTCGAGACCGACGATACAGAGGTATCAGCCGTATGA
- a CDS encoding type II toxin-antitoxin system VapC family toxin, whose translation MAEPVDTPMGTVTPEHFRPGHVRHQVVVGPKFLYALFNPRDQMHAVSRAFMGFVRDGDLPYRRLVVNDHIVDEAATRLKKQASMRNATSFLTTLDESTLYQFESVTGDVFNDAKATFVEWTDLNASFTDFIIATHMDHLEIDHILTYDRHYNTFDVTTLPYQE comes from the coding sequence ATGGCAGAGCCAGTCGACACACCGATGGGAACGGTCACGCCCGAGCATTTTCGACCGGGCCACGTCCGTCATCAGGTCGTCGTCGGGCCGAAGTTCCTGTACGCGTTGTTCAACCCCCGAGATCAGATGCATGCAGTTTCTCGGGCGTTTATGGGTTTTGTTCGCGATGGTGACCTTCCATATCGTCGCCTCGTCGTCAACGATCATATCGTCGACGAGGCAGCAACGCGACTGAAAAAGCAGGCATCGATGCGGAACGCAACGTCGTTTCTGACAACTCTCGACGAGAGTACACTCTATCAGTTCGAATCCGTCACCGGGGACGTTTTCAATGACGCCAAAGCGACGTTCGTCGAGTGGACCGACCTAAATGCGTCATTCACTGACTTCATAATCGCTACGCATATGGACCACCTCGAAATCGATCACATTCTCACCTATGACCGCCACTACAATACCTTCGATGTGACGACTCTCCCGTACCAAGAGTGA
- a CDS encoding argininosuccinate synthase, with the protein MTRAALAFSGGLDTTVCVPLLKEEYGYDEVIGVTVDVGQPEAEFDEAAETAEALDVEHYVVDAREEFANQCLESVRANATYQGYPLGTALARPVIAKAILEVAKEQNCDALAHGCTGKGNDQLRFEAVWRASEMEVAAPVRDLGLTREWEIEYAEGKGLPVESGNEGVWSIDTNLWSRSVEGGKLEDPSYVPPEEIYEWTQPPTGETELLEITFEDGYPVAVDGEEYGSAELIQHLNDVAGAHGVGRTDMMEDRMLGLKVRENYEHPAATVLLNAHAGLEQLVLTKEELDFKTTVDNEWAQKGYEGLVDAPVVAALEGFIDETQTKVTGTVTIKLEGGQARVVGRESDYAVYSESAASFNTETVDGIEQSDATGVAKYHGFQSRLANEVTKKVAESKAELAADGGDKIGTEETDTHGSDLNTN; encoded by the coding sequence ATGACACGCGCGGCACTCGCGTTCAGCGGCGGACTCGACACCACGGTGTGTGTCCCGCTGCTCAAAGAGGAGTACGGATACGACGAAGTCATCGGCGTCACGGTCGACGTCGGCCAACCCGAAGCGGAGTTCGACGAGGCCGCCGAGACGGCCGAAGCGCTCGACGTCGAACACTACGTCGTGGACGCGCGAGAGGAGTTCGCAAACCAGTGTCTCGAGAGTGTCCGCGCGAACGCGACCTATCAGGGCTACCCGCTGGGGACCGCCCTCGCTCGCCCGGTGATCGCGAAGGCGATCCTCGAGGTCGCAAAAGAGCAGAACTGCGACGCGCTCGCACACGGCTGCACCGGCAAGGGCAACGACCAGCTCAGGTTCGAGGCGGTGTGGCGCGCCTCCGAGATGGAGGTCGCCGCACCGGTTCGGGATCTGGGCCTCACCCGCGAGTGGGAGATCGAGTACGCCGAGGGGAAGGGCCTCCCCGTCGAGAGCGGCAACGAGGGGGTCTGGTCGATCGACACGAACCTCTGGAGCCGGTCGGTCGAGGGCGGTAAACTCGAGGATCCGAGTTACGTTCCGCCCGAGGAGATTTACGAGTGGACCCAGCCGCCGACCGGCGAGACCGAACTGCTCGAGATCACCTTCGAGGACGGCTATCCGGTCGCAGTCGACGGCGAGGAGTACGGCTCCGCCGAGTTGATCCAGCACCTCAACGACGTCGCCGGCGCCCACGGGGTCGGCCGGACCGACATGATGGAAGACCGGATGCTCGGCCTGAAGGTGCGCGAGAACTACGAGCACCCCGCCGCAACGGTGCTTTTGAACGCCCACGCGGGGCTCGAACAGCTCGTGTTGACCAAAGAGGAGCTCGACTTCAAGACGACCGTCGACAACGAATGGGCACAAAAGGGCTACGAAGGGCTCGTCGACGCGCCGGTCGTGGCGGCGCTGGAGGGCTTCATCGACGAGACCCAAACGAAGGTCACCGGCACGGTGACGATCAAACTCGAGGGGGGACAAGCACGCGTGGTCGGCCGCGAAAGCGACTACGCGGTGTATTCCGAATCGGCCGCCTCCTTCAACACCGAAACCGTCGACGGCATCGAACAGTCCGACGCCACCGGCGTCGCCAAGTACCACGGCTTCCAGAGCCGGCTCGCAAACGAGGTCACGAAAAAGGTGGCCGAGTCGAAAGCGGAACTGGCGGCCGACGGCGGGGACAAAATCGGAACCGAGGAAACCGACACACACGGATCGGACCTGAACACAAACTGA
- the upp gene encoding uracil phosphoribosyltransferase: protein MAIEDRDHAKLITHALAKDTLSKLRSVETEQVAFRKGLVKLGRICGYEIIDGEMLTEFVAIETPLAETTGERVTGLDDVVIINVLRAATPFVEGLLKAFPRAKQGVISAGRDEEAGMNEDGEFPISIDYVKLPEITADDTVIVADPMLATGSTMCAVLDHVLEDANDPEDLFVLSALSAPAGLIRVDEQFPEATLLTVAIDEKLDEDGFIVPGLGDAGDRAFRTK from the coding sequence ATGGCCATCGAGGACCGCGACCACGCGAAACTCATCACCCACGCGCTCGCGAAGGACACCCTCTCGAAGCTCCGAAGCGTCGAGACCGAACAGGTGGCGTTCCGGAAGGGACTCGTCAAACTCGGCCGGATCTGCGGCTACGAGATAATCGACGGCGAGATGCTGACGGAGTTCGTCGCCATCGAAACCCCGCTGGCCGAGACGACCGGCGAACGCGTGACGGGGCTGGACGACGTCGTGATCATCAACGTGCTCCGTGCGGCGACGCCGTTCGTCGAGGGACTGTTGAAGGCGTTCCCCCGCGCGAAACAGGGCGTGATCTCGGCGGGACGCGACGAGGAGGCCGGGATGAACGAGGACGGCGAGTTCCCGATCTCGATCGACTACGTGAAACTGCCCGAGATCACCGCAGACGACACGGTGATCGTGGCGGATCCGATGCTCGCGACCGGCAGCACGATGTGTGCGGTGCTGGATCACGTCCTCGAGGACGCGAACGACCCGGAGGACCTGTTCGTGCTGTCTGCGTTGTCTGCGCCCGCCGGACTGATTCGGGTCGACGAGCAGTTCCCGGAGGCGACGTTGCTCACGGTCGCGATCGACGAGAAACTCGACGAGGACGGGTTCATCGTTCCCGGACTGGGCGACGCCGGCGACCGGGCGTTCCGGACGAAGTGA
- the guaA gene encoding glutamine-hydrolyzing GMP synthase codes for MVDPEPFIEEAIEEIEAEVGDANAVIALSGGVDSSVSATLAYRAIGDQLTPVYVDTGLMRKGETEEIRETFSFMDSLRIVDAQDRFLDALSGVTDPEEKRHVIGEEFIRVLEREARETGADYLVQGTIYPDRIESEGGIKSHHNVGGLPEVVDFEGIVEPVRDLYKDEVRELARELELESVISERMPFPGPGLAVRVVGEVTREKVEVAREACHVVEEELESYEPWQAFAAVVGKGTGVKGDNRVHGWIVAVRSVDSRDGMTAQAQELDWETLQRIQSRITSQLDNVSRVVYDVTHKPPATIEYE; via the coding sequence ATGGTCGATCCCGAACCGTTCATCGAGGAGGCGATCGAGGAGATCGAAGCCGAGGTCGGCGACGCGAACGCGGTGATCGCGCTGTCGGGCGGCGTCGACTCCTCGGTGTCGGCGACGCTCGCCTACCGGGCGATCGGCGATCAGCTGACGCCGGTGTACGTCGACACCGGCCTGATGCGGAAAGGCGAAACCGAGGAGATTCGGGAGACGTTCTCCTTCATGGACAGCCTGCGGATCGTCGACGCGCAAGACCGGTTCCTGGACGCGCTTTCGGGCGTCACCGACCCCGAGGAGAAGCGCCACGTCATCGGGGAGGAGTTCATCCGCGTGCTCGAACGGGAGGCCCGCGAGACGGGCGCGGACTACCTCGTCCAGGGAACGATCTACCCCGACAGAATCGAGTCGGAGGGTGGTATCAAATCCCACCACAACGTCGGTGGACTCCCGGAGGTCGTCGACTTCGAAGGGATCGTCGAGCCGGTGCGGGACCTCTACAAAGACGAGGTGCGCGAGCTCGCCCGGGAGCTGGAACTGGAGTCGGTGATCTCCGAACGGATGCCGTTCCCCGGCCCCGGACTCGCTGTCCGGGTCGTGGGCGAGGTCACCCGCGAGAAGGTCGAGGTGGCACGCGAGGCGTGTCACGTCGTCGAGGAGGAGCTGGAATCGTACGAACCCTGGCAGGCGTTTGCCGCCGTGGTCGGCAAGGGCACCGGCGTCAAGGGGGACAACCGGGTCCACGGCTGGATCGTCGCCGTGCGGTCGGTGGACTCCCGCGACGGGATGACCGCCCAGGCGCAGGAACTCGACTGGGAGACGCTCCAGCGGATCCAGTCGCGGATCACGAGCCAGCTCGACAACGTCTCCCGGGTCGTCTACGACGTGACCCACAAACCCCCTGCGACGATCGAATACGAGTGA
- the lysW gene encoding lysine biosynthesis protein LysW, translating into MSQAECVECGADVTLYDDLEAGEILDCDTCGAELEVIDVNPPVLDRAPELEEDWGE; encoded by the coding sequence ATGAGCCAGGCAGAATGCGTCGAGTGCGGGGCCGATGTGACCCTGTACGACGACCTAGAGGCCGGAGAGATACTCGACTGTGACACCTGCGGTGCGGAGCTGGAGGTAATCGACGTCAACCCGCCGGTCCTCGACCGAGCCCCGGAGCTCGAAGAGGACTGGGGGGAGTAA
- a CDS encoding DUF4382 domain-containing protein, protein MTDSSLLDRRTYLKATGSIAAIGSAGIAGCLDDVPESDATGTLATRVTDQPGDIGDFESCVVTIRGMWVKPASDDGEEDEEDEEDEEDDGEEDEETDEDAEETETPDESDAREYHEFDEPQEADLVQLQDGETQLVDEQELAAREYEFLQLDVIDVDGTLVDGGDADVSTPGNAPLQFKHRFEIREGQRTVFTADFTPVRRGATESYLLQPVAQGTTVEYEDVEDEEDDADGEDDSTES, encoded by the coding sequence ATGACCGACAGTTCACTCCTCGACCGACGGACGTATCTGAAGGCAACCGGCTCGATCGCTGCGATCGGTAGCGCCGGGATCGCTGGTTGTCTCGACGACGTACCGGAATCCGACGCAACCGGAACACTCGCCACCCGGGTGACCGACCAGCCCGGTGACATCGGCGACTTCGAATCGTGTGTCGTCACGATTCGGGGAATGTGGGTAAAGCCCGCAAGCGACGACGGCGAGGAAGACGAGGAAGACGAGGAAGACGAGGAAGACGACGGCGAGGAAGACGAGGAAACCGACGAAGACGCCGAGGAAACCGAAACTCCCGACGAGAGCGACGCCCGGGAGTACCACGAGTTCGACGAGCCGCAGGAGGCCGACCTGGTCCAGCTTCAGGACGGCGAAACACAGCTCGTCGACGAGCAGGAACTTGCGGCCCGCGAGTACGAGTTCCTCCAGCTCGACGTGATCGACGTCGACGGTACTCTGGTCGACGGCGGCGACGCAGACGTCTCCACGCCCGGGAACGCACCCTTGCAGTTCAAACACCGGTTCGAGATCCGCGAGGGGCAGCGGACCGTCTTCACCGCCGACTTCACACCCGTGCGGCGGGGCGCGACCGAGTCGTATCTCCTTCAGCCCGTCGCGCAGGGAACGACGGTGGAGTACGAGGACGTCGAAGACGAGGAGGACGACGCGGACGGCGAAGACGATTCAACTGAATCGTAA
- a CDS encoding class I SAM-dependent methyltransferase: MTDDRDKWNERYRDDDFDLPDEPVPELARRIDTLPDGRALDVATGSGRNALFLAEHGYDVAAVDVSDEALAQARARAEERGLDVDWIRADVTDPEGDFQLESRAYDLVVMSFFYAPELLPELTEALAPGGVLVYEHHLRSSDPIEVGPSDDWVRYRSNELLRACLDLTVLHYAEATRHGKEDDRPSAIATVVARKSCGGAQSYPAERDMRDVPRE; the protein is encoded by the coding sequence GTGACCGACGACCGCGACAAATGGAACGAGCGGTACAGGGACGACGACTTCGATCTCCCCGACGAACCCGTCCCCGAGCTTGCGCGCCGGATCGATACGCTCCCGGACGGCCGGGCGCTCGACGTGGCGACGGGAAGCGGACGGAACGCGCTGTTTCTCGCCGAGCACGGCTACGACGTCGCGGCGGTCGACGTCTCCGACGAGGCACTCGCGCAGGCGCGTGCTCGCGCCGAGGAGCGCGGTCTCGACGTCGATTGGATCCGTGCGGACGTCACCGACCCCGAGGGTGATTTCCAGCTCGAATCCCGGGCGTACGACCTGGTCGTCATGAGCTTCTTTTATGCTCCCGAGCTGCTGCCGGAGCTCACGGAGGCGCTCGCACCCGGGGGCGTGCTGGTGTACGAACACCATCTCCGATCGAGCGATCCCATCGAGGTCGGCCCCTCCGACGACTGGGTTCGCTACCGGTCGAACGAACTGCTCCGGGCGTGTCTCGATCTCACGGTGCTTCACTACGCGGAGGCGACCCGCCACGGGAAGGAGGACGACAGGCCCTCGGCGATCGCGACCGTCGTCGCACGCAAGTCCTGTGGCGGCGCTCAGTCGTATCCGGCCGAACGCGACATGCGGGACGTTCCCCGGGAGTAG
- the argC gene encoding N-acetyl-gamma-glutamyl-phosphate reductase: MSEGSDALSTAVVGGSGFTGGELLRLLAGHPGFEIVQATSRSYDRKTVGSVHPNLRELDLRFTDPAELESVDVLFAATPHGVSMERIDEFFDAADTVVDLSADFRLNTAEAYEEWYDGHDAPEYLDRAVYALPELTREQLPGADLIASGGCNATATILGLKPLVDAGLLAADDRVVVDVKVGSSEGGAGGGAASSHPERSGVVRPYAPTGHRHEAEIETFLGLDVAFTAHAVDMVRGASATGHVFPEPVSKGDLWSAYREAYEEEPFVRLVAGGSGVYRYPEPKAVAGTNHAEVGFELDPGNGRVVTFSAIDNMMKGSAGQAVHAANVAFGFEETAGLEFGGLHPVGSP; encoded by the coding sequence ATGAGCGAGGGAAGCGACGCGCTCTCCACAGCGGTCGTCGGCGGATCCGGATTCACCGGCGGAGAGCTGCTTCGCCTGCTCGCGGGCCATCCCGGCTTCGAGATCGTGCAGGCGACCTCCCGCTCGTACGACCGCAAGACCGTCGGCTCGGTCCATCCGAACCTCAGGGAACTCGACCTCCGGTTTACCGACCCGGCGGAGCTCGAAAGCGTCGACGTCCTGTTTGCGGCCACGCCCCACGGCGTCTCGATGGAGCGGATCGACGAGTTCTTCGACGCCGCGGACACCGTCGTCGACCTCTCTGCGGACTTCCGGTTGAACACCGCCGAAGCGTACGAGGAGTGGTACGACGGTCACGACGCGCCGGAGTACCTCGATCGGGCGGTGTACGCCCTGCCGGAGCTCACCCGCGAGCAGCTGCCGGGTGCCGACCTGATCGCGTCGGGCGGCTGCAACGCGACAGCGACGATACTCGGCTTGAAACCGCTCGTCGACGCCGGACTCCTCGCCGCCGACGACCGCGTCGTCGTCGACGTGAAGGTCGGCTCTTCGGAGGGTGGCGCGGGAGGGGGCGCGGCCTCTTCGCATCCAGAGCGGTCCGGGGTCGTGCGGCCGTACGCCCCGACAGGTCACCGTCACGAAGCCGAGATCGAGACGTTCCTCGGTCTCGACGTCGCCTTTACGGCCCACGCGGTGGACATGGTTCGGGGCGCATCCGCGACGGGACACGTCTTCCCGGAACCGGTCTCGAAGGGCGACCTCTGGTCGGCCTACCGCGAGGCCTACGAGGAGGAACCGTTCGTCCGGCTCGTCGCCGGGGGATCCGGCGTCTATCGCTATCCGGAGCCCAAGGCCGTCGCCGGAACGAACCACGCCGAGGTCGGCTTCGAACTCGATCCCGGAAACGGACGGGTCGTGACGTTCTCGGCCATCGACAACATGATGAAAGGATCGGCCGGACAGGCGGTCCACGCCGCCAACGTCGCGTTCGGGTTCGAGGAAACCGCCGGCCTGGAGTTCGGGGGGCTTCACCCCGTGGGATCGCCATGA
- the argH gene encoding argininosuccinate lyase translates to MNGAGEDHEGTAVRRDRFSGGPAREFLSSLAGDRRIFAADLAVDRAHVVMLAEQGIIDGETAGEILAALDDVEASGHDGLPAGEDVHEAIETAVIDRIGPDGGKMHTARSRNDEVATCIRYRLRSDLLDAIEATIALREVLCSAAEEHVGAVMPGYTHLQPAQPTTVGHYLLSYESAVARDTARLLDAYGRTNRSPLGAAAFAGTPFDVDRERTAALLGFDGIVRNSMDAASARDFLAEATGALATHAVTLSGLAEDLVLFSNRGFLELDDDYASTSSIMPQKKNPDTLELVRGVAGDAVGAATATLSSLKGLPRAYNRDLQRVHPHAFDAVDAVIDATDVAGGAVATASWDETALADAAGEGFSTATGVADLLAMAGIPFRTAHEVVATAAERFENDVSAAKIDAVAEEVTGESLFAHVSREDVRAALDPAESVASRDSVGGPAEYEVEAAVEAATDGVSADETAANERRDRIETARKTLAAEVATYV, encoded by the coding sequence ATGAACGGAGCCGGCGAGGACCACGAGGGGACGGCAGTTCGCCGCGACCGCTTCAGCGGCGGCCCCGCCAGGGAGTTCCTCTCGAGTCTCGCTGGGGATCGGCGCATCTTCGCCGCCGACCTCGCGGTCGATCGTGCCCACGTAGTGATGCTCGCAGAACAGGGAATCATCGACGGGGAGACCGCAGGCGAGATCCTCGCGGCCCTCGACGACGTCGAGGCGTCGGGCCACGACGGACTGCCCGCCGGCGAGGACGTCCACGAGGCGATCGAGACCGCCGTCATCGACCGGATCGGCCCGGACGGCGGAAAGATGCACACCGCCCGCTCGCGCAACGACGAGGTTGCGACGTGTATTCGGTATCGCCTGCGTTCGGACCTCCTGGACGCGATCGAGGCGACGATCGCGCTCCGGGAGGTGCTGTGTTCCGCAGCCGAGGAACACGTCGGGGCGGTGATGCCCGGCTACACCCATCTGCAGCCGGCCCAGCCGACGACTGTCGGTCACTACCTGCTGTCCTACGAGTCGGCGGTCGCACGCGACACCGCCCGGCTTCTTGACGCGTACGGCCGGACGAACCGCTCGCCACTGGGCGCCGCCGCGTTCGCGGGCACGCCGTTCGACGTCGACCGGGAACGGACCGCAGCGCTGCTCGGCTTCGACGGGATCGTCCGCAACTCGATGGACGCCGCCTCCGCCCGGGACTTCCTCGCGGAAGCGACGGGAGCGCTCGCGACCCACGCCGTCACGCTCTCGGGGCTCGCGGAGGATCTGGTGCTCTTCTCGAATCGGGGGTTCCTCGAACTCGACGACGATTACGCGTCCACCTCCTCGATCATGCCCCAGAAGAAAAACCCCGACACGCTGGAGCTCGTGCGGGGCGTCGCGGGCGATGCGGTCGGCGCCGCCACGGCGACGCTTTCGAGCCTGAAAGGGCTCCCCCGGGCGTACAACCGCGATCTCCAGCGCGTGCACCCCCACGCCTTCGACGCGGTCGATGCAGTAATCGACGCGACCGACGTCGCCGGCGGCGCGGTCGCCACCGCGTCGTGGGACGAGACGGCGCTTGCCGACGCCGCGGGCGAGGGGTTCTCGACGGCGACGGGCGTGGCCGACCTGCTTGCAATGGCAGGAATCCCCTTCCGGACGGCCCACGAGGTGGTCGCGACGGCGGCCGAACGGTTCGAAAACGACGTCTCGGCGGCAAAGATTGACGCGGTCGCCGAAGAGGTGACCGGGGAGTCGCTGTTTGCCCACGTGAGCCGCGAGGACGTCCGCGCCGCGCTCGATCCCGCCGAAAGCGTCGCGAGTCGCGACTCGGTCGGCGGGCCCGCCGAATACGAGGTCGAGGCTGCGGTCGAGGCGGCGACAGACGGAGTTTCTGCAGACGAAACTGCGGCGAACGAACGTCGCGACCGGATCGAAACCGCGAGAAAAACGCTGGCGGCGGAGGTGGCAACGTATGTGTGA
- the pyrG gene encoding glutamine hydrolyzing CTP synthase encodes MPTEPNTGYDPSLGRKFVFVTGGVMSGLGKGITAASIGRLLVNAGFDVTAVKIDPYLNVDAGTMNPYQHGEVYVLKDGGEVDLDLGNYERFLGIDMTSDHNVTTGKTYQHVIQKERAGDYLGKTVQIIPHITDDIKRRVREAAEGTDVCLVEVGGTVGDIEGMPYLEALRQFAHEENEEDILFTHVTLVPYSKNGEQKTKPTQHSVKELRSIGLQPDVLVGRCEDELEPSTKEKIALFCDVPTDAVFSNPDVEDIYHVPLVVEDEGLDEYVMEQLDLADEALPKADRSTRWRELVTRERTGSVEIALVGKYALEDAYMSIHEALKHAGIELGVEVDTLWVNSDEMRDHHTERLQDADGIVVPGGFGSRGIEGKIRAIQYARENGVPYLGLCLGFQLAVIEHARNVLGLEGAHSAEIDPDTPHPVIDLLPEQYEVEDLGGTMRLGAHTTEIKPGSLAAHVYGDDACTERHRHRYEVNPEYIEDLESSPLSFTGRADNRMEILERDDHPFFFGTQFHPEFRSRPDRASPPFVGLLQAVMGELDTREILDESRPETDRSNAEADEEVRA; translated from the coding sequence ATGCCGACAGAACCCAACACGGGGTACGATCCATCGCTGGGTCGGAAGTTCGTTTTCGTCACGGGGGGCGTAATGTCGGGGCTCGGGAAGGGCATCACGGCCGCCAGCATCGGCCGTCTGCTCGTCAACGCTGGCTTCGACGTCACCGCCGTCAAGATCGATCCGTACCTCAACGTCGACGCCGGAACGATGAACCCCTACCAGCACGGGGAAGTGTACGTGCTGAAAGACGGGGGCGAGGTCGACCTCGACCTGGGGAACTACGAGCGGTTCCTCGGGATCGACATGACCTCCGATCACAACGTCACCACGGGCAAGACGTACCAGCACGTGATCCAAAAGGAGCGCGCGGGTGATTATCTGGGCAAGACCGTCCAGATCATCCCCCACATCACCGACGACATCAAACGTCGCGTGCGCGAGGCCGCCGAGGGGACCGACGTCTGCCTCGTCGAAGTCGGCGGCACCGTGGGCGACATCGAGGGGATGCCGTATCTCGAGGCGCTTCGGCAGTTCGCCCACGAGGAAAACGAGGAAGACATCCTCTTTACCCACGTGACGCTGGTTCCCTACTCGAAGAACGGCGAACAGAAGACCAAACCCACTCAACACTCCGTAAAGGAGCTTCGCTCGATCGGACTCCAGCCGGACGTGCTCGTGGGGCGCTGCGAGGACGAACTGGAGCCGTCGACCAAGGAGAAGATCGCCCTGTTCTGTGACGTCCCCACCGACGCGGTGTTTTCGAACCCCGACGTCGAGGACATCTACCACGTTCCGCTGGTCGTCGAGGACGAGGGGCTCGACGAGTACGTGATGGAGCAACTGGATCTGGCCGACGAGGCGCTCCCGAAGGCGGACCGCAGCACGCGGTGGCGGGAGCTTGTCACCCGCGAGCGGACCGGGAGCGTCGAGATCGCGCTCGTCGGGAAGTACGCGCTGGAGGACGCGTACATGTCGATCCACGAGGCGCTCAAACACGCCGGGATCGAACTCGGCGTCGAGGTGGACACCCTGTGGGTCAACTCCGACGAGATGCGGGACCACCACACTGAACGGCTCCAGGACGCCGACGGGATCGTCGTCCCCGGCGGATTCGGCTCCCGCGGCATCGAGGGAAAGATCCGTGCGATCCAGTACGCCCGGGAGAACGGCGTCCCGTACCTCGGGCTGTGTCTCGGCTTCCAGCTCGCGGTGATCGAGCACGCCCGCAACGTGCTCGGGCTCGAGGGGGCCCACTCGGCCGAAATCGATCCCGACACGCCGCATCCGGTGATCGATCTGTTGCCCGAACAGTACGAGGTGGAGGACCTCGGCGGAACAATGCGGCTGGGTGCCCACACCACCGAGATCAAACCCGGGTCCCTTGCGGCCCACGTATACGGCGACGACGCCTGTACCGAGCGACACCGGCATCGGTACGAGGTGAACCCCGAGTATATCGAGGATCTGGAGTCGAGCCCGCTTTCATTTACGGGGCGGGCGGACAACCGCATGGAGATCCTCGAGCGCGACGATCATCCGTTCTTTTTCGGGACGCAGTTCCATCCGGAGTTCCGTTCGCGGCCGGACCGGGCGAGCCCACCGTTCGTCGGCCTCTTGCAGGCGGTGATGGGCGAACTCGACACCCGTGAGATCCTCGACGAGAGCCGTCCCGAGACAGATCGTTCGAACGCCGAGGCCGACGAGGAGGTGCGTGCCTGA
- a CDS encoding DUF7126 family protein — protein sequence MTSTDADTAETNPTNARVIVTGPDEHGLAAELEDRGATVSRIPEIVNSETLAEAGIESAAILVLTDLGEASAIPVAKEHNPDVRAVSYSRQSLPEYAKAQADLAIDPDLLSADVVAEELLG from the coding sequence ATGACATCTACTGATGCGGACACGGCCGAAACGAATCCGACGAACGCGCGCGTGATAGTCACCGGTCCCGACGAACACGGGCTCGCCGCCGAGCTCGAGGACCGGGGCGCGACGGTCTCCCGGATCCCCGAGATCGTCAACAGCGAAACCCTCGCCGAGGCAGGGATCGAGTCGGCGGCGATCCTGGTGTTGACCGACCTCGGGGAGGCCTCGGCGATCCCGGTCGCAAAGGAGCACAACCCCGACGTGCGGGCGGTGTCGTACAGTCGCCAGTCGCTGCCGGAGTACGCGAAGGCGCAGGCGGACCTGGCGATCGATCCCGATCTCCTTTCGGCCGACGTCGTCGCCGAGGAACTGCTCGGGTAG